One Nicotiana tabacum cultivar K326 chromosome 23, ASM71507v2, whole genome shotgun sequence genomic window, AAAGATTGGGCACATCTGCAAGTCCGCAAATGCGGAGGATTTATTTCGTAGAGGCAAAGGCAGACAAACTTGGAGAGTTGCGCAGAAGCAGAGGTTTGTCGCACCTGCGAGATCGCAGAAATTGAGTTAAGCTCCCAGGTGAGAGGGGGAGGAAGTTTAAGTGAACTCGCTATTGCGAGGTTTGGACCTCAAAAGcattgtcgcagaagcgacagatttgtccgcaaatgcgaaaatcgctgggcagtgTTATAATTCGAGAGTTTAgctcatttttcattattttgagATTTGGAGCTCGGCTAGAGGCGACTTTTGGGCAGAATTTCACCATACTTTGGGGAATAGTttcttcttgattttgatgttagatCTTGATCACCCATTATTTTGTGCACTAAGAATATGAATTTGAAGGAGAAAAatggggaggggggagggggcaAGTAAAGTAGCTCCCCACGAAGCCTCCACTAAATTTCCTACTCTGCTTGATGAACACCACTAATACCATCCCTACAACCTACAcaaaaatgtgtaaaagtatAAAATAAGTACAAAATCATGATACTCATTAAGTATCAAGTCTAGCATCAATGAAGTAGTAGCGAGGGCGACGTCGACACTCACTAATATTCCAATAATCAGGTAAAAGCATAAATAATATATGGAATAAAGCATAATATCATCAAATAAGTATGAAAGCTCAAAATACAGTTCATAcggaatttaggcatgctttacAGTTAAAGGAGATCAAATAAGATATCAACATCTCAATCCTCATATAAAGACATGATACATGTCAACTACATTTATATAAAACTGTTGCATGAATCAAAGTATATATATGCATGATCAGAACCCTTTCTCAATACCTCACAATACAAATTCATGTGCCTGACTACTTAACATGAGTAAATTAAGCCATACAACCACCAAATCAAAGCAAATAAGACAATTGTATGACTGTAGATGTATAATAAAGCTCAACATGAAAAAATAATCTTTTATGCCCAACTCAACAAGTTATAACCTAAAATTTCGCCGTCACTATAGCGGTGAATAGTGCGCGAACAGCCGCTATAGTGTAAAATAGTACGGTGAATAGTGCCAAACAGTGCGCGCGAACAGTGATTTTGCTACTGTTTCACTGCTACAGTGTAGTGAACAGTAGCATCGCTTCACTGTTCATCGCGAAAAGCTGTGAGTTTGAGCTTCAATGGCCATGATGGCCGGCGACCAGCCATCTTTTTCGGCTGGTATACCCTCCCCTGACATCGCGCAGTCACAAACAACACCAACTATCAATTCACAAACTCTAGATTACTCAAAGATTTTGACACCCAATTCATCTAATCCTCCTACGATGACTGCTGCCCAAGCTTCAGTGCAGCCCATTGCCCAATCATCTATGACAACAAACAACAATCCCCAATCTATGGATCACTCAAAACTTTTAAAACCTACTGCCATTAATGCCCCTATGCAAACCTTCGCTACGCTACCATTGAAACCAGTTGAGTTCCTTCACGGAGAACCAGTTGTGAAGTGGAATAAACAAGAAGTGAAGTAATCTATCGTACAACAAGGACTTCTACTTACAGTTCTTGGGAAATTTTCGTATGGGGAGCCTGTTATTAGTGAATTACGTAAAGTGATTCCAATTCAATGTGAGATTAAAGGCCATTGCTCAGTTGGTTTAATTGAAGATAATCATGTGTTGATTAGGCTGTCTTTATTGGAGGACTATGTTCATCTTCTTTCAAAACCAGCTTTTTATTTAAAAGCCCAGTCAGATATGTGGTAGATGCGTTGTACAAAATGGAATCCATGGTGGACACCTGATGAAGAGACTCCCATTACCATTGCTTGGATTAGCTTTCCAGAACTACCTCCTAATTTCTTTGGGAAAGAATGTGTATTTTCCTTAGCTCGTGCAGTTGGTAATCCATTACATGTAGACATAGCCACTCAAAATGGGACTAGACCTAGTTGTGCTAAGGTGAATGTGGAAGTTAACTTGTTAAGTAAGTTCCCTCATCGTATTAAGATTGTGGAAGAAGCTGATAAATCTGGACCAGAAGAGTTCAAGTGGATCAGGATTAAGAATGATTATATGCCAAAATATTGTAAACCTTGCAAAAAATAGGGGCATAGTGAGGTAGAATGCTGGGTAATTCATCCTGAATTACACAAGAGATTTGAAGAAGGTGTTGAGGAACAAAGCAAGGAGAAGGCAGTTGTGATGAGTTCTGATGCAATTGGGACAGCTGCAAATTCAACAAAGGTCCTAACTAGTGGAAAGGTGGTTGGTAAGCCTACTACTAATCATGCCAAGCAGGAATGGATGCAAGCAAGGAAGAACAAATACCAACGAGATAATAGGGGTCACATTGTTGATAACAAACAAGGAAAGGAAGCTGACAAGGGTAAAGGGAAGGCCAAAGTTGAGGAAGTTGCAACCAAGAACAAGTTTAATGCACTAGAGGTTGAGGAAGTTCATCAGCTTACTCTACAAATTACAGAAGGCAAAGGTGAGGATCATAGCAATGGTAAGAAGAAGGAACATGGGGAAAAGCAAGATAAGAAGGGCcaggagaaggaaaagaaagtcaATACTCAAGAGGAACATAAGCATGTGAAGAAGGAAGCAGTCGAGAAGGTGGTGGAAAATGAGCATAATGGTAACCCTATTCCATCTGAGATTCAGTCTTCAGCTCCTAAAGATGATCAAGAATTAGCTAAGGCTAATTTTAGTGTTCCTAGTGCTCAATGTACTGATGAAAGGGCTAATAAGGAACCCACAATTGACTGGGTTCATAGAAGGTTTGGGACTAGCAATGAGGAGCTAAAACAACTCAATGTGACCACAAACCAATCTTGTCATGAGATTCTAtctcaaacatttaaagattCTGGGCAGATTGAGGATCTTGATGAGGTAAACTCTACAAAGGTCTTATGGAGTGATGTAGTTGAGGTTAAGGATGATCAGCTGGGCACAACAAAGACAACAGAAGTCAAGGTGAAGAAGGACAACAAGCCAAGCTCACCTGGcgataggctggcgacgccaggcctaaagccaggctcaccgggcattaggctggcgacgccaggcctaaagccaggctccCCAGGCATTAGGCTAGCGACGCCAGGACTAAAGCTAGGCTCACCAGgcattaggctggcgacgccaggcctaaagTCAGGTTCACCTGATGAGGCAACTATAGTAAACCCCAACCTTAGTGCAACTGGAGAGATACTGGCCTATGTAGATGGTGTTCCAGTGTATGCATTGGAGAACAAACTTGATGAATATGTTAATGTGAATATTAGGGATGATATAGTGGGTTCAGACCAAATTTTAGGCAATGGTAAGGGTGGTGATCTCACTAGAACAGTACATTCAGAGCAGACTGCCACAGTAACTCCTGGGCTAGGCAGTGTCTATGAGCTACAATTCAAGGAGTATGAACGGGCTGATGAGCGGGCAATTATTCCAAGAGCATCGGGGGAAATAGAGGAAGTGCCTATGGAATCTGGCACTGATCAAATTATGCAGCTACATCTTAATGTTCCACTTAAGACTCCTCTACAACATTTATATGATTTAGTTACACACAATGTGACACCAATTGATGAAGACTTATTGAGACAAAATCCAATAGAGgatgaaggagatgatgaatcaaCTGTAGAAAACTTCAAACAAGTGGCCAAGGAAGGGGATTTATCACCCACAACTAGTGCTAAAGGAGGTAAAAAACTAAGAAGAATCAGAGTAAAGATCCACCACAACCTTCAAGAATAATGCCCAGGAGGGCAGCTTCTTTATCTAAATGATGATGATCAAATCATTAATATGGAACATAAGTTCTGTGAATACACAACAGGCCTTTCCTAGGGTGATCAACATGAATAGGGAGCATAATTTTTGTGTAGTTGCATTGATGGAGCCTTTTCAAAAGAAGGGACTTATTGATAGATATAAAAGGAGGTTGAATATAGAGACTGCTTATGCAAATATTAATGGGCAAATATGGTTGTTCTTCAATGCAGTGGTGGAATGGGAATTAGTGGAGGATACTCAGCAACATGTGACTGTGAGAGTGTTTCACCATGACATGGGGCAGTACATGATGATGacatttgtttatgcaaagtGTTCAGCAATAGAGAGGTTGGATTTGTGGGATCACTTGTATTACTTAACAAGTGATATGGAATTACCATGGTtggtaggaggggatttcaatgtgaTATTGCATGAAGATGAGAAAATAGGGGGACTTCCAGTACACCCTCCTGAATATGAGGATTTTGTATTTTGTGTAAACTCTTGTGGTTTGTTTGAGCAAGGGTACAAAGGAAGTCCAttcacatggtggaatgggagatcCAATTCTGAGTGTATATTCAAGAGATTGGAtaggatttttgtgaattttccatTTCAGAACATGTTGCCAACTATTAAAGTTGAGCATCTAATCAGAACTGGATCAGATCATGCACCATTGCTAATGACATGTGGGGTGCAGACAACCAATTTTGTCAAGCCTTTCAGATTCTTGAACTTTTGGACAAAGCATGCTACATTTATGGATGTGGTGAGGCAGAATTGGGAAGCTGATTTCATAGGGGATCCGTTTTTTTTTTATGTTCAAGCAGAATATCAAGAGAGTGAAGGCAGCACTCTCAAAATGGAGTAGGGAAACATTTGGTGATATCTTCAAGCAATTAGCTATTTTGGAGGACATTGTTAGGGTGAAGGAGATGTTGTTTGAAGAAGAGCCTACAATTGAGAATAAGATTGTGCTTCAAAAGGCTCAATCTGAATTGAAGAAATACTTAAGTAATGAGGAGCAGTATTGAAAGCAAAAAGCTAGGATGACTTGGTTTGCTGAAGGAGATAGGAATACAAGTTTCTTTCACAATCATGTCAATGGCAAAAGAAAGAAATTGCAACTGAAGAGGATCAAAAGTGGCAGTGGGGTATGGATTGAAGACCAGGAGAAATTGGCTACAGCTGCAGTGGACTTACTATCAAAAACAGTTCACAAATGAAGGTGATGCTTCTGAATTTTCATTGCTCAATAACGTACCTTCAATGGTCACTATGGATCAGAATTTGGAACTTAGCAGATTGCCAACAATTGAAGAAGTAAGGCAGCAGTTTTTGAGCTTAGTGAGGAGAGTTCTAGTGGTTCTCATGGATTCACTGGCTTGTTTTATCAAACATGCTGGAATGTTATTGGTGTTGATATACACAACATGGTGCTACACTTCTATGGAGGAGATGCATTGCCTAAATCCATCACTCACACCAATCTAGTGTTGTTGCCCAAGAAACCTAGAGTTGAGACCTTCTCTGACTTAAGACCTATTAGTTTGAGTAACTTTATTAACAAGGTTTTGTCTAGGGTGTTACATGATAGATTGGAGAGTTTTTTTTCATCTCTAATAACTCCTAATCAATCCAGATTTGTAAAGGCTAGGAGTATATTTGAGAACATCTTATTGACTCAAGAAATTGTCACTGACATAAGGTTAAGGGGAAAGCCAGCTAATGTGGTGATCAAGCTTGATATGGCTAAGGCATATGATAGGGTTTCATGGAAGTACTTATTGCATGTGCCAATAAAGATGGGATTTTCTGAACACTTCATCAACATGGTGTGGAACTTGATGTCAAATAACTGGTATTCAGTATTGGTGAATGGGCAGTCCTCAGGGTTCTTTAAGTCGACAAGGGGTGTGAAATAAGGGGATCCCCTATCTCCAGCATTGTTCATTCTGTCAGCTGAGGTACTTTCCAGGTCTTTGAATAAGCTCTTTGAAGACAAGTCATTTGTGGGATTTGGAATGTCTAAGTGGTCTGATCCTTTAAACCACTTGGCATATGCTGATGATACGATAATCTTTGCATCTGCTCATCCTCCATCTTTGAGCAAGATTATGGCAGTGTTGGGGAACTATGAGAAGATATTAGGTCAGATGATCaacaaagataagagttcatactaCATGCATTCAAAGGTTGCTAATGGATTGTTTCAGGTAGTTGGAGCTATTACAGAATTTGCAAGAGGTAAATTCCCCTTCACATATCTAGGGTGTCCTATTTTTTTACTAGAAGGAGGAAGGGCTATTATGAGGATCTTATCAAGAATGTGAAGTCTAAATTGCATTCATGGAAAGAAAAGTTGCTGTCATTTGGAGGAAAGGAAACACTCATCTCTAGTGTGTTGCAAAATATGCCAGTTCACATGTTATCAGTCCTTGATCCACCAAACAACATCCTGGGGCATCTACATAAGACTTTTGCTAGATTTTTTTGGAGCACAAAGGAAGAAGGGAGAAGCAGACACTGGGCTTCATGGCAAAATCTTTGCCTTCCTAAAGAGGAAGGGGGCCTAGGTTTTAGATCCTTAAATGATGTCTCAAGGGCACTGTTTGCTAAACTATGGTGGGggtttaggaccacaaaatctTTGTGGTCTAATTTCATGTGGAATAAGTATTGCAAGAAGGAGCTACCAATAGTGGTGCATTTTAGGGGAGGGTCTCATGTTTGGAGACAAATGCTGAATCCTAGggaagaagtagaacatgagatcGTATGGGAATTGATGAATGGAACAACTAATATTTGGCATGAAAATTGGACTGGATTGGGTGCACTTTATCACATATTACCTGAAGACTTTCCAATCAATGAAGGTTTTCAGGAGGTGGCAGAACTGCGGCAAAGGGAAGCATGGGATGATTAGCTGCTAGATCAAACTTTCAATGAGGAAATTGCAGAACATATAAGGCAAAATGTGCATTATGAAGGCAATGAGGGATATTAGGATAGGCCATACTAGATGCCAACTCATTCAGGCAAGTTCAGTGTTAGCAGTGCTTGGCAAATATTAAGGCATAAAGCTGATCCTAATCAGGAATTCAAGTTAATGTGGATTAAAAGTTTGCCattcaagatatccttcttcttgTGGAGATTGTGAAGGCGGAAAATAGCCATCTATGACATGTGGAGGAGGCAAGGGAAAATGGTGATGTCTAagtgttggtgttgtcagcaaCCCCAAGAGGAATCCATTGAGCATATATTTGTCACAAGTCCTACTGCCTCTAAGGTATGGAACTTGTTCATGGGGGCTGCTGGAATTTTTGTGCAATTGATTCAATTGAAGCAGATTATAAGGCATTGGTGGTATGCTCAATGTTGTCCAAAATTAAAGCCACTATTTCAAGCAGTACCAACTATCATCATTGGGAGctttggaagagaagaaatgcaggtaaacatggtggttcagtgtccacaaatagggtgattcatTAGATAAATATGATATTGCATCAACTAGCAAGGGTGAGGTAtgcttggatccctaatattccaTTGTTATGGCCAGACATGATTCAATACTTTGAAGGATATAAACCTATATTGATCACTACAAGAGTAACATGGCAACTTCCTTTTCATGGTTGGTACTAATGTAATACTGATGGAGCTTCAAAGGGCAATCCTGGACCTAGCTCCCTAGGCTTTTGTGTGAGGGATGATGAAGGTGATATGGTGTATGCTAGGGCAGTAGACCTGGGAGTGACAACTAATGTGGTAGCTTAAGCTAAGGCAATTCTCCAAGGATTAGAATATTGTGTGGAGCATGATCTTCACCCTCTCATACTGGAGACTGATTCATTGGTGATGAAGAATGCGATAGAGGGGGAATGAGATCCTCCTTGAGTAATTGCACAGGATGTGAAAAAAATTATAGAGATGAACGACAACTTCAATgtgatctttcaacatgtgttcagagaaggcaactcagtggcagattttatagctaacattgtgttctcttttacaggtacaTCTGAGTTTCATTCATTCTCCAAACTGCCTAGTGCAGGGAGGAGGTTGATCAATCTAGACAAATCTCAATCACCTAACCTTAGGGTTAGGATAGCAAAGAGAAGAACCCCAGACTGATGGCTTCATAGGATTGGACTCTGCACAAACTGATATGTCCAAATACTAAGGAAAATGCTGAACCCATCATATGGTATTTTTAGAATGATGTCTACATTAAAGGTTCTAGTAGGGAAGGATCTGAGCTTACAAGATCACAAAAATGCACAATTTCAAAGCCTGacctttgccttgcaaagcctgcttcATTCCTGGCTTTTACCTTGCAAAGccagcctaaagccagctcatgcctggcttttgccttgtaaagcctgcctaaagccagctcaagcctggcttttgccctgcaaagcctgcctaaagccagctcacgcctggcttttgccttgcaaagcctgcctaaagccagctcatgcctggcctttgccttgcaaagcctgcctaaagccagctcatgcctggcctttgccttgcaaagcctgcctaaagccagctcaagcctggcttttgccttgcaaagcctgcctaaagccaggctcCTCTTCTACATATTAATTTTGATGAGTGAGTACATGATTAATACTTGGACAAAATCAGTCCACTGCATATGGAGATCATATAGTAGCTATACTTGGAAGACTATGCTGGCTTCAACTCTGTGGTGGAGATGTTGGGAATTCATTTTAGCCTCTGGACAATATACCCTGGCACCTGGTGAGAGCTTGATAAGTGCTGCTTGGTATTTTCCAATGACAATTGGATTCACATACACTAATAGGAGAAGGAAGCATTCAACTTATCATGTTGTAATATCAAGTTCattagattttagcttttctatctttttaatagctagtagcttcatgcaacttctattttggtcgggacatcttgtaagctttggacctattttgggattttatttatatattagccactaGGCAAGTGCTGTCGAGTGGTATAGTTGCTTAAAAAAAAGTTATAACCTTAAGCATGCTCCTAAACCATAATTATGAATTATCACATAGTCATAGAATCAATTTGAAATATGTATAATAGCTTCACATAATCCAAACAAGGCATAACTCAAGTCAACACTACCGGGTACGATCATAATCTAGCTACGCATATAGCTCATTTTCTCGCATATACGTGGCTCCTAAATTGAGCAACAAGTAGCAAGCAAATTATCTATGGGGAGAATTTCCTCTTACTTACACAgataggcaagagacttacctccaccTGGTAAGCTTCAAACTTCCAAAATAGCCTTCCCTCTCAAATCAACCCAAACGACTtgaactcgaatctagtcaaatacaacTCAATAACGTAAGAGATTATCGCTAAAACAGTTTTATTCGACAATGCAGTTATAGAGATAGTATTATAACTGTATATTAGTTTCTTGTTTGGGTTCTTGGTGGAGAATGTGAGGTGGAGTTTTGCAAAATTCAGCCGAAAAGACAATGAGAGAGCTATTAATATTTggaaaaatttcacataagaatAACCAGGCTCccaactttttaattttatagcccatatttcaatttacaaccaactagcccGAAAATAATATGTTAAGATTCAATAGCCAAATCCAATAGATTCTCAAAAttagtatttaatttttaaaaaagactactcaagcttttaagttaatttttgaatcagtaactgtgactcaaattgtaacgacccggccggtcgttttgaggaTTAGAGCCCcaaacccctattaactgctttccccatatctaattctgctattgtgacttaccgggatgattggttttgagtttcggagtattttgggacacttagtccctaaatgagagcttaagtcttagaatttggaccgtagtcagaactatatAAAGACGGATCCGGAATATAATTTCGTagactccgttagctccgttgagtaatTTTGAGCTTAGGGGCACGTCCAGAATGTGTTTTgcaggtctgtagtagatttaggcttgaattggcgaaagttaaattttcggcgatttcggccgatagtggaaattttgatatcgagcttaGAATGGATTTTTGAAAGTGGatgtaggtttgtagtgtcatttgtgacctgtgtgtaaaatttgaggtaattcgaACTAAATTTGACAtggttcggcatcgtttgtagaatttggaaaattctaagttcttaggcttgaatccgtacttaattcatgatttttggtaGTGTTCGATgaggtttgaaggctcgactaagttcgtatggtattataggattggttggtaggtttggttgaggtcccgggggcctcgggtgtgtttcggatgcttaacaaaATGAAATTGGATTTAGGAAAATCTGGTGCTTTTGTTGGTTCTGctgtaatcgcacatgcgcaaGGATGCCCACATGTGCGAGCAAATTGGCGCAGAAGCGGgaaaatggaggagtgccagaggtcgcaggtgcgaggtgattTCTGCATCTACGATGCCCGCAGATACGTtaggggtcttcgcaggtgcgcaaggtctgcagaagcggaagggaattCCGCATGCGCGTacgcgcagatgcggccctttcatcgcaAGGTGCGAAGGTAGAGGGGGTAAGTGATTTACGCAGATGCGCACATttttccgcacaagcgcacccgcaggtgcgagccgaggctccgcaggtgcagaaatacctgggcagtggttaaaaccgaagggcttcgcaatttttgtcatttttggactttgcaactctgtttagggcgatttttgagagcattttcgagagatttcttgaggtaagtccattgtgcttatttttgatcaataatcatGCTTCCCCAtatattttcccacctagttagtgtgtatttaaggtggaaattgggaattggaagctagggatttggaagtttgatttgtggatttggaggaccatttggtgtcgaattttagtaaatttgatatggttagactcgtgagtgaacgggcttttgtattttatgacttttacccgattccgagatgtggactccacgggcgaattttgagttaatttcaaaattttcgttaaaatgttgatttcgttaattagatgagtctattattgttgtaattatgatatgtaattgcttttggctagatttgggccattcagagctgGATATTTGTGGAAAGGgaattcttacggattgattgagcttgacttgaggtaagttgcttgcctaattttgtgtgggggaaattcccttaaAATTTGGAACAattatgatatgtgagcgccgtgtacgtacacaggctagttgtggtaaaaccgatttttcttactgagcagcaacatgttttcctgttattttgagttataccaatttaatgagtactaatatattttcattcttaattgagttatttcaatatgtgtagctatcatgtttagtctaatacaacatgtctacgtgaattctgtgcaacatgcttagtgaatttcgtgcttcttccctgactggtacttagtctaaattgtaagaatttcgtaatgtagttgtatttctatcattcgcgctgcatatttactttgggactacggaacggtatttccgggagatccccctgtactgcatatttactttgggactacggaacggtatttcaggagatccccctgtactgcatatttactttgggactatggaatagtatttcgggagatccccctgtactgcatatttattttaggactacgaaatgttattccgggagatccccctgtactgcatatttactttgggactacggaacgctATTCTGGGAGatctccctacacatttacgtttgggactacgagacggtatctcgggagattcccCATAGTAATTTCTGCgtactgagttgttaccttctatgatttcaatATTGTTAAACtccagcctttattttattgcggtattacactctatatattatttttattatatatttaccagtagggctctgacctgacctcgtcactactcgaccgaggttaggcttggcacttactgggtaccgattgtggtatactcatgctactctctgcacatattttttgtgtgcagatctaggtgcaccttatcagccacACTATTAGTGagcgggacagctttggagacttcaaggtatatctgccgcgtccgcagacctcggagtccccttctactctttctcatatccattatcttctgtattttccttgttagattctgatgtatagagacactaaatttttccttctgtagtttatgattcacgatgttccgggttttgggatttgtatgtatttttgaataattggttaaattcatatttttatttcattattccacaaaatgttaggcttacctagttgtagagactaggtgccgtcacgacgtcacacaaaggggaaattgggtcatgacaagttggtatcagagctctaggttcataggtgtcatgagtcacaaaccaatttagtagagtctcgcggatcggtacggagatgtctgtacttatctttgggaggttatgaaactgttaggaaaatttcactactttgattccttgttgtgcgaaaattgttgacttcaaagattctaaacttctgtattctattctctcatagatggtgaggatacgtacaagcggatctgatgaccaggcacccgcgccccctgctagagccgcgagaggccggggccggggtagaggccgaggacatccacgtggtgcagccagagcacccgcacgagctgctacagaggagcccctagTTGGtcaagctggagggcagacacatgagatacctgttgctgcaccagccctccaggagactctagcccagtttctgagcatgttcagcaccatAGCTCATGCTGGATTAGtttcacttgctcctgcc contains:
- the LOC142177241 gene encoding uncharacterized protein LOC142177241; translation: MTWFAEGDRNTSFFHNHVNGKRKKLQLKRIKSGSGFTNEGDASEFSLLNNVPSMVTMDQNLELSRLPTIEEVRQQFLSLVRRVLVVLMDSLACFIKHAGIFVKARSIFENILLTQEIVTDIRLRGKPANVVIKLDMAKAYDRVSWKYLLHVPIKMGFSEHFINMVWNLMSNNWSLNKLFEDKSFVGFGMSKWSDPLNHLAYADDTIIFASAHPPSLSKIMAVLGNYEKILGQMINKDKSSYYMHSKVANGLFQVVGAITEFAREKLLSFGGKETLISSVLQNMPVHMLSVLDPPNNILGHLHKTFARFFWSTKEEGRSRHWASWQNLCLPKEEGGLGFRSLNDVSRALFAKLWWGFRTTKSLWSNFMWNKYCKKELPIVVHFRGGSHVWRQMLNPREEVEHEIVWELMNGTTNIWHENWTGLGALYHILPEDFPINEGFQEVAELRQREAWDD